One window from the genome of Pyrus communis chromosome 16, drPyrComm1.1, whole genome shotgun sequence encodes:
- the LOC137720923 gene encoding cell division cycle 20.1, cofactor of APC complex-like → MDAGSMSSPSNLKSQSRCPLQEQFLQRKNSRENLDRFIPNRSAMDFDFANMMLTEGRKGKENPAVSSPSREAYRKQLAEAMNMNRSRILAFKNKPPAPVEMFPREFSSLQQDKPAKARRHIPQTSEKTLDAPDLVDDYYLNLLDWGSCNVLAIALASTVYLWDATNGSTSELVTFEDGVGFVTSVSWAPDGRHIAIGLDNSEVQLWDSVAKKQLRTLRGCHRSRVGSLAWNNHILTTGGMDGCIVNNDVRIRSHIVETYRGHEQEVCGLKWSASGQQLASGGNDNLLHIWDRSVASSNSPTQWLHRLEDHTAAVKALAWCPFQGNLLASGGGGGDRCIKFWNTHTGACLNSVDTGSQVCALLWNKNERELLSSHGFTQNQLTLWKYPSMAKIAELTGHTSRVLYMAQSPDGCTVASAAGDETLRFWNVFGVPEVAKPAPKANPEPFAHLNRIR, encoded by the exons ATGGATGCAGGATCAATGAGTTCTCCATCTAACTTGAAGTCGCAGTCTAGGTGCCCTCTTCAAGAGCAGTTTCTTCAGAGAAAGAATTCTCGGGAAAAT TTGGACAGGTTCATACCAAACAGGTCAGCAATGGATTTTGATTTCGCAAACATGATGTTAACTGAAGGTAGGAAAGGTAAGGAAAACCCAGCTGTCTCTTCCCCATCCAGAGAGGCCTATCGGAAGCAGTTGGCTGAGGCAATGAACATGAACCGGAGTAGAATTCTTGCATTCAAGAACAAGCCACCTGCCCCTGTTGAGATGTTCCCACGCGAGTTCTCTTCTCTGCAACAGGATAAACCAGCAAAGGCCCGAAGGCACATTCCTCAA ACTTCAGAGAAGACATTGGATGCTCCAGACCTTGTGGATGATTACTACCTCAATTTGTTGGATTGGGGAAGCTGCAATGTCCTCGCAATAGCTCTTGCAAGCACAGTTTATTTGTGGGATGCTACCAATGGTTCTACTTCGGAACTGGTCACATTTGAGGATGGAGTTGGATTTGTTACCAGCGTCAGTTGGGCTCCTGATGGGCGCCACATTGCCATTGGACTGGACAATTCTGAAGTACAGTTATGGGATTCGGTTGCTAAAAAGCAG CTGAGAACTTTGAGAGGTTGCCACAGATCACGAGTAGGCTCTTTGGCGTGGAACAACCACATTCTTACAACTGGAGGGATGGACGGTTGCATTGTTAACAATGATGTAAGAATTAGATCACACATTGTTGAGACATACAGAGGACATGAGCAAGAGGTTTGTGGACTGAAGTGGTCAGCCTCAGGCCAGCAATTGGCTAGTGGAGGAAACGACAACCTTCTCCATATATGGGACAGATCGGTGGCATCTTCAAATTCACCAACTCAGTGGCTTCACAGGCTTGAAGATCACACAGCTGCAGTGAAAGCCCTTGCTTGGTGTCCTTTCCAGGGCAATTTATTGGCTTCTGGTGGAGGCGGGGGTGACCGGTGCATAAAGTTTTGGAACACTCACACAGGTGCATGCTTGAACTCAGTCGACACTGGCTCTCAGGTCTGTGCTTTGCTGTGGAACAAGAATGAAAGGGAACTGCTTAGCTCACATGGGTTTACTCAGAATCAGCTCACTCTTTGGAAATACCCTTCGATGGCTAAAATTGCCGAGCTCACAGGCCATACTTCTAGAGTTCTTTATATGGCTCAG AGCCCCGATGGTTGCACGGTCGCATCAGCAGCTGGTGATGAAACACTCAGATTCTGGAACGTTTTTGGGGTCCCCGAGGTTGCTAAACCAGCTCCCAAAGCTAACCCTGAGCCCTTTGCTCATCTGAACCGTATTCGCTGA
- the LOC137721439 gene encoding pentatricopeptide repeat-containing protein CRP1, chloroplastic-like, with protein MWKKAMDIVGEIREMGMALDKQIFNSIIDTFGKYGELDEALEVFDKMKQEGVKPDIMTFNSLIRWHCKAGNISKALEFFTEAQEQGLYPDPKIFVTVISQLGEQGKWDVIQKTFENMKRRGHKKSGIIYAVLVDIYGQYGKFQDAEECIFAIKAEGLIPSASMFCVLANAYAQQGLCHQTVKVLQLMEAEGIEPNVIMLNVLINAFGVAGRYLEALSIYHHIKESGFSPVVVTYTTLMKAFIRARKFDKVLEIYKEMERAGCTPDRKARQMLQVALMVLQQRYCE; from the exons ATGTGGAAGAAGGCAATGGACATTGTTGGAGAGATAAGGGAGATGGGGATGGCATTGGATAAACAGATTTTCAACAGCATTATTGATACGTTTGGGAAATATGGTGAATTGGACGAAGCTTTGGAAGTATTTGATAAGATGAAACAAGAAGGTGTGAAGCCTGATATAATGACGTTTAATTCATTGATACGGTGGCATTGTAAGGCAGGGAATATAAGCAAGGCACTTGAGTTTTTTACAGAGGCGCAGGAACAGGGGTTGTATCCTGATCCAAAGATCTTTGTCACCGTTATCAGCCAATTGGGGGAGCAGGGGAAGTGGGATGTGATCCAGAAGACTTTTGAGAACATGAAACGCCGAGGGCATAAGAAAAGTGGGATAATTTATGCTGTTTTGGTTGATATTTATGGGCAGTATGGAAAATTTCAGGATGCTGAAGAGTGTATATTTGCCATAAAAGCTGAAGGTCTTATTCCTTCAGCtagcatgttttgtgtcttagcAAACGCCTACGCTCAGCAG GGATTATGTCATCAGACAGTTAAGGTACTCCAGCTTATGGAAGCTGAGGGAATCGAACCAAACGTCATAATGCTGAATGTGCTGATCAATGCATTCGGTGTTGCTGGTAGATATTTAGAGGCGTTATCCATTTATCACCATATAAAAGAAAGT GGTTTTAGCCCTGTTGTGGTTACTTATACTACACTTATGAAGGCGTTTATTCGGGCAAGGAAGTTTGATAAG GTCCTGGAGATATACAAGGAAATGGAACGTGCCGGATGCACTCCGGATAGAAAGGCTAGACAGATGTTACAAGTTGCTTTAATGGTCCTTCAACAGAGGTATTGTGAATAA
- the LOC137720968 gene encoding protein VASCULATURE COMPLEXITY AND CONNECTIVITY-like — protein sequence MERKVLLVCCAVGLLGLLSAATGFGAEGTRIKGSQVQFVSNTQCEYPRSPALGLGVTAAVALMLAHIIINVSTGCICCKRSPHPSNSNWTVALFCFVFSWFTFVIAFLLLLTGAALNDRHGVESMYFGNYYCYVVKPGVFAGGALLSFACVVLGIVYYVILNSAKNGDTSWGGSAPTQGTIAMGQQLQIPPQSTTTQEPVFVHEDTYMRRQFT from the exons ATGGAGAGAAAAGTGCTTCTGGTTTGCTGCGCTGTGGGACTCCTGGGGCTGCTATCTGCGGCTACAGGTTTCGGCGCCGAGGGCACGAGAATCAAG GGTTCTCAGGTTCAGTTTGTCTCAAATACTCAATGCGAATACCCTCGGAGTCCGGCTCTTGGACTCGGTGTAACTGCTGCAGTGGCTCTTATGTTAGCTCACATAATTATAAATGTTTCAACCGGGTGCATTTGTTGCAAAAGGAGCCCGCATCCTTCCAACTCTAACTGGACGGTAGCTCTGTTCTGCTTTGTTTTTTCCTG GTTCACATTTGTTATAGCGTTTCTTCTGCTGCTCACCGGTGCTGCACTCAATGACCGACATGGTGTAGAAAGCATGTACTTTGGCAACTACTACTGTTACGTTGTGAAACCGGGAGTGTTTGCCGGAGGTGCCCTTTTGTCATTTGCATGTGTGGTGCTCGGAATTGTCTACTATGTAATCTTAAATTCAGCAAAGAACGGTGATACATCATGGGGCGGTTCTGCGCCAACTCAAGGGACAATAGCTATGGGGCAACAACTCCAGATCCCACCGCAGAGTACTACGACCCAAGAACCAGTATTTGTCCATGAAGATACGTATATGAGACGGCAATTCACATGA
- the LOC137721372 gene encoding late embryogenesis abundant protein At5g17165-like: protein MAANSSSRGIASLGKRLINEIRARDSAQLSALTLRRAAHTSTYDKNPEEQTQASFVPDDVIPPQPDKYWAPHPDTGVFGPEAEHTSSAGREDGSSPGDGGEGSSVLEQKAWFRPTSIEDLEKPHLP, encoded by the exons ATGGCCGCCAATTCGAGCAGTCGAGGTATCGCGAGCTTGGGGAAGCGACTTATCAACGAGATCCGAGCGCGCGATTCAGCTCAGCTCTCTGCTCTCACTCTCAG GAGGGCTGCTCACACCTCGACCTATGACAAGAACCCAGAGGAACAAACTCAAGCCAGCTTTGTTCCAGATGATGTGATCCCGCCCCAACCGGACAAGTACTGGGCTCCCCACCCAGACACGGGGGTTTTCGGGCCTGAAGCTGAACACACATCTTCTGCGGGCAGGGAGGACGGCTCCTCCCCGGGCGATGGTGGGGAGGGATCCTCGGTGCTAGAGCAGAAGGCGTGGTTTCGCCCTACCAGCATCGAGGACTTGGAGAAGCCTCACCTTCCCTAA
- the LOC137721021 gene encoding uncharacterized protein: MSQAVLAAASSSSSCSAAFKRHHSTRTPQLTTPKQLAPNQCQKTSFQGLSLGEAKKGVFDSLLVAAENNRSGLGNYNVGKGRGLRVTARTTGASKSIEAEVDKPLGLTLGQKPGVNPNIFHFLTSNAPFRTG; encoded by the exons ATGTCACAGGCGGTGCTTGCAGctgcttcctcctcctcctcttgctCCGCCGCATTCAAAAGGCACCACTCGACAAGAACTCCACAGCTCACAACTCCAAAGCAATTGGCACCAAATCAGTGCCAG AAAACTAGCTTCCAAGGATTGTCACTCGGAGAAGCCAAAAAGGGAGTGTTTGATTCTTTGCTGGTAGCTGCTGAGAATAACAGGAGTGGTTTAGGCAACTACAACGTAGGGAAAGGAAGAGGGCTTAGGGTTACAGCAAGAACTACAGGGGCTTCCAAGTCGATTGAGGCTGAGGTGGACAAGCCATTAGGCCTCACTTTGGGTCAAAAGCCCGGAGTAAACCCCAATATCTTCCATTTTCTAACTTCAAATGCACCATTTAGGACTGGTTGA